One genomic segment of Theobroma cacao cultivar B97-61/B2 chromosome 6, Criollo_cocoa_genome_V2, whole genome shotgun sequence includes these proteins:
- the LOC18595590 gene encoding pentatricopeptide repeat-containing protein At3g20730 produces MNVVRIKTAKAINFLNRTQLRGTKSLCNGGEIQQDSKLVQLDSSFYMRILQLCINSKAKRQALLVHSQIITNGYISNVHLATKLIISYAKIGDMIAAKKVFDKMSERTIVSWTAVISGYSQNGFFENALLVFSEMRKAGFKGNQFSYGSALKACTGLRCLERGLQIQGCVEKGRFVMNLFVQSGLLDLHAKCGNMEDASRLFYRMGERDLVSWNVMIGGFALQGFPDDAFQLFREMMREGKIPDCFTFGSVLRVSFGEGGLMKVSQVHGLITLLGFESCNLLAGSLIDAYSKCGNLQCASKLYRNMPKKDIISCTALIASFARQGKHNRDPLDLFKEINSTQMGMDNMILCSILNICANVAELSLGRQIHAFSLKCQPSSDLAMGNALIDMYAKSGQIKDANKVFNEMDERNVISWTSLIAGYGRHGYGHEAIALYEKMEHEGLKPNDVTFLSLLFACSHTGLVNEGLELFNAMISKYKILPRAEHLSCMVDLLARGGQLEATYNLIQEMNIEPTTSLWGALLGASNIYGNMSIGEAAAAHLFNMDPEKSVNYIALAGIYAGAGAWENAWETRKLMDKRSAVKDPAYSLLSSTEKKVVLLQLH; encoded by the exons ATGAATGTTGTCCGTATAAAAACAGCTAAAGCCATCAACTTTCTTAACCGAACACAACTCAGAGGCACGAAATCTTTGTGCAATGGAGGTGAAATTCAACAAGATTCCAAATTGGTTCAATTGGATTCTTCCTTTTACATGAGAATTTTGCAGCTTTGCATCAATTCTAAAGCCAAAAGGCAAGCCCTTCTAGTTCACAGCCAAATTATAACAAATGGGTATATTTCTAATGTCCATTTAGctactaaattaattatttcttaTGCCAAAATTGGTGACATGATTGCTGCAAAGAAAGTGTTTGATAAAATGAGTGAAAGAACTATTGTGTCATGGACGGCTGTGATTTCAGGGTATTCCCAGAATGGGTTCTTTGAGAATGCCTTGTTGGTATTTTCGGAGATGCGAAAAGCGGGTTTTAAGGGTAATCAGTTCAGTTATGGGAGTGCACTGAAAGCTTGTACTGGTTTGAGGTGTTTGGAAAGAGGGTTGCAAATTCAAGGGTGTGTTGAGAAAGGGAGGTTTGTCATGAACCTGTTTGTTCAGAGTGGGTTACTTGATTTGCACGCAAAGTGTGGAAACATGGAGGATGCTAGTCGGTTGTTTTATAGAATGGGAGAAAGGGATTTGGTTTCCTGGAATGTGATGATTGGTGGATTTGCTCTTCAAGGATTCCCTGATGATGCATTTCAATTGTTCCGAGAAATGATGAGAGAAG GAAAGATCCCTGATTGCTTTACCTTTGGTAGTGTTTTAAGAGTCTCCTTTGGGGAGGGTGGCCTCATGAAGGTCAGCCAAGTACATGGACTGATCACCCTACTGGGGTTTGAATCGTGTAATTTGTTGGCTGGATCACTAATTGATGCTTATTCTAAATGTGGAAATCTACAGTGTGCTTCTAAGTTATATAGGAATATGCCAAAGAAAGACATTATATCTTGCACGGCCTTGATCGCTAGCTTTGCACGTCAGGGCAAGCACAATAGGGATCCCTTGGATCTCTTTAAAGAAATAAACTCAACGCAAATGGGAATGGATAATATGATATTGTGCTCTATTCTTAACATATGTGCTAATGTAGCAGAACTGAGCTTGGGAAGACAGATCCatgctttttctttgaaatgtCAACCAAGTAGTGATTTGGCAATGGGCAATGCTCTAATTGATATGTATGCAAAATCTGGACAAATAAAAGATGCTAACAAGGTATTTAATGAAATGGATGAGAGAAATGTGATTTCGTGGACATCACTTATTGCTGGGTATGGAAGGCATGGATATGGTCATGAGGCAATTGCATTATATGAGAAAATGGAGCATGAAGGGTTGAAGCCAAATGATGTAACTTTTTTGTCCCTTCTCTTTGCTTGTAGCCATACTGGGTTGGTTAATGAAGGTTTAGAATTATTTAATGCAATGATTAGCAAATACAAGATATTACCCCGAGCTGAGCATCTTTCCTGTATGGTTGATCTCCTTGCACGTGGAGGGCAGTTAGAAGCTACTTATAATCTGATACAAGAGATGAATATTGAGCCTACAACATCACTTTGGGGTGCCCTTCTTGGGGCTAGTAACATCTATGGCAACATGTCTATAGGAGAAGCAGCAGCAGCACACCTTTTTAATATGGATCCAGAGAAGTCAGTTAACTACATTGCCTTAGCTGGAATATATGCAGGAGCTGGTGCATGGGAAAATGCTTGGGAGACACGTAAATTAATGGACAAAAGAAGTGCAGTAAAGGATCCGGCATACAGCCTTCTGAGCTCTACAGAGAAGAAAGTGGTGCTTTTGCAGCTACATTGA
- the LOC18595589 gene encoding uncharacterized protein LOC18595589 isoform X1 gives MSDNRDNDTSTSVGNSFGKLPDHLLIEIFIRVPVSEWAELSCVKKQWANLFRGECLWQAALMRTFPSASQVKRWPGPIPQGLSKRRFAALYVSKHIFALENEIDEIVGHTYLFLKEQLELSTMPPPSGVLHGTIIADQFIACGKSRDTAHELASQIWLAVLDNLEENQHTFLSLKHLALEGDVFLPYPYSRSIKVQWKVFEKLFTDFRDCLNRADYYDVLAMAKNKFQPIPSAWLGY, from the exons ATGTCAGATAATAGGGATAATGACACTTCAACATCGGTTGGTAATTCATTTGGAAAGCTTCCTGATCATCTcctaattgaaattttcatcagAGTACCAGTTTCAGAGTGGGCAGAATTATCTTGTGTTAAAAAACAGTGGGCCAACTTGTTTCGTGGAGAGTGCTTGTGGCAAGCTGCTCTAATGAGAACATTTCCTTCGGCCAGCCAAGTTAAAAGGTGGCCTGGACCTATTCCTCAAGGACTAAGCAAAAG GAGATTTGCTGCTTTATATGTTAGTAAACACATCTTTGCTCTAGAAAATGagatagatgagattgtgggccatacatatttatttttgaaagagcaGCTTGAACTTTCAACTATGCCACCTCCCTCTGGGGTACTTCATGGAACCATAATTG cAGATCAATTTATTGCTTGTGGGAAGTCAAGAGACACAGCCCACGAGCTTGCTTCACAGATTTGGCTGGCAGTTCTTGACAATTTGGAGGAAAATCAGCACACATTTCTTTCACTTAAGCACCTTGCTCTGGAGGGGGAT GTTTTTCTTCCATACCCATACTCTAGATCAATTAAAGTCCAATGGAAGGTGTTTGAGAAGCTTTTCACTGATTTCCGTGACTGCCTCAACCGTGCAGATTACTATGACGTGCTGGCAATGGCAAAGAACAAGTTTCAACCAATACCGTCTGCATGGTTAGGTTACTAG
- the LOC18595589 gene encoding uncharacterized protein LOC18595589 isoform X2 — protein MSDNRDNDTSTSVGNSFGKLPDHLLIEIFIRVPVSEWAELSCVKKQWANLFRGECLWQAALMRTFPSASQVKRWPGPIPQGLSKRRFAALYVSKHIFALENEIDEIVGHTYLFLKEQLELSTMPPPSGVLHGTIIDQFIACGKSRDTAHELASQIWLAVLDNLEENQHTFLSLKHLALEGDVFLPYPYSRSIKVQWKVFEKLFTDFRDCLNRADYYDVLAMAKNKFQPIPSAWLGY, from the exons ATGTCAGATAATAGGGATAATGACACTTCAACATCGGTTGGTAATTCATTTGGAAAGCTTCCTGATCATCTcctaattgaaattttcatcagAGTACCAGTTTCAGAGTGGGCAGAATTATCTTGTGTTAAAAAACAGTGGGCCAACTTGTTTCGTGGAGAGTGCTTGTGGCAAGCTGCTCTAATGAGAACATTTCCTTCGGCCAGCCAAGTTAAAAGGTGGCCTGGACCTATTCCTCAAGGACTAAGCAAAAG GAGATTTGCTGCTTTATATGTTAGTAAACACATCTTTGCTCTAGAAAATGagatagatgagattgtgggccatacatatttatttttgaaagagcaGCTTGAACTTTCAACTATGCCACCTCCCTCTGGGGTACTTCATGGAACCATAATTG ATCAATTTATTGCTTGTGGGAAGTCAAGAGACACAGCCCACGAGCTTGCTTCACAGATTTGGCTGGCAGTTCTTGACAATTTGGAGGAAAATCAGCACACATTTCTTTCACTTAAGCACCTTGCTCTGGAGGGGGAT GTTTTTCTTCCATACCCATACTCTAGATCAATTAAAGTCCAATGGAAGGTGTTTGAGAAGCTTTTCACTGATTTCCGTGACTGCCTCAACCGTGCAGATTACTATGACGTGCTGGCAATGGCAAAGAACAAGTTTCAACCAATACCGTCTGCATGGTTAGGTTACTAG
- the LOC18595591 gene encoding uncharacterized protein LOC18595591 gives MLGTLPSNYLKWVSKNLRVRHFEHWANLADQVLQDPVYQDRIEWEFAENVLHGNNAKVTTNDSFLSGNQSAVSMLLEISERFGWDNEDKAGWRKVNFELLGTSKGGRIPRVADMNDGESKSGREEKEVKPEDGVFGEKRRERRERVRLKREVKLGIKQKSGGSFGHGVDGGVRLDRSQGSDKDRTVKIYNPFPGRESLLNKVLNNRRRFL, from the coding sequence ATGCTAGGCACCCTCCCTTCAAACTATCTCAAATGGGTGTCCAAAAACCTGCGTGTCCGTCACTTTGAACACTGGGCAAACCTGGCTGACCAAGTGCTTCAAGACCCTGTTTACCAGGACAGAATAGAGTGGGAGTTTGCTGAGAATGTTTTGCATGGAAACAATGCAAAAGTAACAACAAATGACTCTTTCTTGTCAGGTAACCAGAGCGCAGTGTCTATGTTGTTAGAGATAAGTGAAAGATTCGGTTGGGATAATGAAGATAAGGCTGGCTGGAGGAAGGTTAACTTCGAGCTTCTTGGGACTAGTAAAGGTGGCAGGATACCGAGAGTTGCGGATATGAACGATGGTGAAAGCAAGAGTGgaagagaggaaaaagaagtgAAACCTGAAGATGGGGTTTTCGGAGAGAAGAGGAGGGAGAGGAGGGAGAGAGTGAGGTTGAAGAGAGAAGTGAAGTTGGGGATTAAGCAGAAGAGTGGGGGTAGTTTCGGACATGGGGTTGATGGTGGTGTCAGGTTGGACAGGAGTCAAGGGTCTGATAAAGATCGGACGGTGAAGATTTACAACCCATTTCCTGGTCGTGAATCTCTCTTGAACAAGGTACTTAACAACCGTAGAAGATTTTTGTAG